A window of Streptomyces sp. Je 1-332 genomic DNA:
GAGGTGTGCGGTCACGCCGACGGCGCCTTCCACAACGAGATATTTCTCTTCCCCGGCGGAGAGAAGGCTGCCGTGGTCGAGCCGAATTCCCGGCCCGCGGGCATGCGTATATGGGACCTCGCCGCGCTCGCTTTCGATTTCGACCCGTGGGCGGCGTGGCTGCACTACAGCCGCGAGGGAAAACCTGCTCCGGAGTTTACTGACCAACGGGGGTACGCGGGAATCCGCATGATCCCGGCACCGGCCGACGGCGTGCTGTCCTCACTTCCTGCCGTCGCCGGAATGGAAGACGAATTCCCGGAGCTGAAGGAAGTCGTCATCACAAAGAAGCCCGGCGATGTGCTGGCCACTCAGGCAGCAGATAATGCCGGATTCATCGGGTATGTCATTTGCTCCTCGCCGACGTACGAGGGGACTCAACGGGCCCTGATTTCCTGCGCCAGTCATATACAGAACTCCGTGGGGGTCGAGGCCGCATGAGTCGAGTCATCATCGTCGGTGCCGGTGGCGCCGGTCTGACCGCCGCCATCGAGGCCGCCGAGGCCGACGCGGATGTCGTACTGGTGACGAAGGCGATCTACCAGCAGTCCTCCTACCGCTGGGCGTCGGTCGGCGGCTGCACCTGGAAGACGCACGCCTTCAACGCAGCTGTGGCGGAGGGCGACAGCGTCGAGGCCCACATCCGTGACACGATCGCCGGCGGCGCGGACGCCAATGATCCGCAGCTGGCACAGACGCTGTGTGAGGGCTCCCGGGAGCTCGTGTTCTGGCTGGAGAGCATCGGCCTGAACTTCGAGAAGACCGACAACGGTTTCGCGACGCGGCCCTTCGGCGGTTGCGGCGCGCCCCGTGGCGTCCACCTCGAAGACCGTCTGGGATTCCACATTCAGCGAAAGCTGGACGAGAAGGTGGCCCGCCTCGTCGCCGCGGGCAGAGTCACCGTCTACTCCGGGCTGCGCGGCACCAGACTCCTCCTCAACCCCTACGGGCAGGTGTGCGGCCTTGAGGCCATGTCGGTCGACAGCCTGGAGTTGCTGGAGATCCCCGGCGAGGCCGTGATCCTGGCAGACGGCGGCGGCGCATCCATGTACGCCCCGTCAGCCGCGTCGATGGACAAGACCTGCGACGGCCTCGCGCTGGGTCTGCAAGCGGGGGCGGACGCCGTCGACATGGAGTTCGTCCAGTTCCACCCCACCGGTCTCGCCTCGAACGTCCTCACCTTCGACGGGACCCTGGTGGAAGAGGCAGTCCGCTTCGACGGTGCCATCCTCCTCAACCGTCATGACGAGCGGTTCATGTTCCGGCATGACGAGCGGGGCGAGCAGGCGACCCGCGACGTGGTCTCGCGCGGTATCTACCGGGAGCTGATCGAGGGCCGTGCATACGACGACGGGTCCGTTCACCTCGACATCAGTGCCTGCCGGGACGTGATCGCCACGCAGTACCCGGCGCTTCTCGAGCGCCTGGTCCAGGCAGGATTCGACCCCCGTCGCGAGACGGTCCTGCCGATCCGGCCGACGGCCCACTTCCTGATGGGCGGGCTACGGATCGACACGAAGGCCCAGACCTCCGTACCCGGCCTGTACGCGGCGGGGGAGACCGCCGGTGGTGTGCACGGCGCCAACCGGCTCGGCGGCAACGGCCTCTCCGAAGCGCTCGTGTTCGGGCGTATCGCCGGCCGTCACGCCGCGACCTCCGGTTCCCCGGCGACGGACGACGGCATCACGGTCACCGGCGCATACCGTGCCCCCAGCACAGGAACCGAATCCGTCGACAGCGTGCTTCAGGCCCTGCGCCAGAGCATGTACCTCCACGCCGGGCCGATCCGCAGCCACCGCGGACTGATCAAGATGCTCGGCATCATCAGCGTGCTCGAGGACCGCACGCGGCACATCGGCCTCGGCACCGGTTCACGGGCCGCCGGGCAGGTGCAGACCTACCTCGATCTCCAGAACCTGCTCCTGGCCTCCAAGACGATCGTGGAAGCGGCGCTGCGGCGCGAGGAGTCGCGCGGATCCCACTTCCGAGAGGATTTCCCCCAGCGGGAGGCAGAGTTCGAGGGGTTGGCCACGCGGTTGAAGGAGGGCCAGCTCGCATGGGAGCCGTACATGCACGTCGGCGGTATCCACCCCGGCGGTATCCGCCCCGGCGATGTGCACGCTGACGCGCGCGCGATGTCATGACGTACGTCCTGCGATTCCTGTCGGCCCTGTGCCTGTTCGCGATACTCGCCAAGGGCAATGTGCTCCTTGACGCCTACTCCAACACCGTTCTTGTGCTGGGCTACCGCGTGCTGTTGGTGTTCTCGCCCCTGTTGATCCGGTGGGTCGGGCACTCGGCTGGAGGCGTCTGCTTCCTGGCCGCGGCGGGCGGTGCCGTTCTCTGGACCGTCCCGGGAACTCCGGTCCACCTGATGGCGGCACTCCTTGTGGGGCTCGGCCTCAGCGTGGGTGGCTACGTCCTCAAGGCCACTGCCGCCGAGAGCCCCTCCGGAGCCTCCTGGAACAAGATCGCCCTGAACGGCGGCTCGCTGCTGGCCGGTGTGTACGTGGCGCTCATGGACCCCACCTGGGGTGTGATCGGCTTCCTGGCGCCACTCATCGCCGTCCTCGCACTGTCCGGCGCCCTGTCCTTGTGGGCCGTGCGGGGAGACACCGGCCGGCTCGGTCCGCGGCACGACGTGGGGCCGGAGACGACAGGGCGGCACAAGGCCGGCTGGAGCCTGCTCGGTATCGCCATCGGCATCAAACTCTTCGCGGTGTTCTCCATCCTCCCGCAGTACCTGCTCCTTACGTCCGGTGAACTCCCGGCCTGGTATGGCTACCTGATCAGCCTGAACGCGGCCGTGGTGATCCTGCTGCAAAAACCGGTCATGTCGCTCATCACCGCGGGGGGCAGCACTCAGGCCCGCGAGAAGTTCGTCCTGGCGCTGCTGGCCGCGTGCATGGTCGTCCTGGCGACGCCGAGTCTGTTCCGCGTCGAGCTGCTGCCGGGAGCCCTGTTGTGGATCACGCTGTGCTCGGTGATCGAGTGTGCCGCGAGTTACCTGGATGTGGCCGCCTCGCGAGCGGCATGCCTGTTCCACAAGGAAGCGGCGGCCGGAGTGGGCGCCGGGTTGTGCGTGGCCCTGTCCCGGTTCGCCGGTGACATCGGGCCGGAGCTGATCGGTGGCGTGGGTCTTGCCTGCATCGCGGGCGGCGCCCTGTGCCTTTACGGCGGAAGGGCCCGCGCCGACCAGGTCGCGGTCGCCGCATAGGCCCCTACTTGGCCCCTACTTCCCCACGGTGAGAGTGCGGGCCCCTGAAGGCCCGGCGCGCCCCACGGACAGACCACGGCACGTCCGTTCTCATATCCGACCGACCCCGCCTCGAGGTGATGCACCATTTCCCGCGCCCACGCCGTCACAGGCCCCGACCTGCCCGTCCACGGCCCGTACTCGCCGGCCGTGCGCGTGGGGGACTTCCTCTTCGTCTCGGCGCAGTCCGGTGTCGACCCCGCGACCGGTACGGTCCCCGCCGACGGAGCTGAAGCAGAGTGCCGTCAGGCCCTCCTCAATCTGGAACGCGTCCTGCACGCCGCGGGCACCGACCTGCGCGCGGTGGTGAAGACGACCGTCTTCTACAGCGACCCGGATGACCTGCCCGCGATCAACCGCGTCTACGCCGAGACGTTCCGCGTCGATCCGCCCGCACGAGCAGCTGTGATCGTCCGCCTCGCGGGCGGCCGGAGCGTTTCCATCGAGGCGATCGCCGACACGGCCGGCCGGGGGCAGGAGATACCCGACAGCCGGACTTTCGCGGCCGAGGGCGAGCAAATCGCCGGCCGGTGAAAGCGCGCTGACCCGGCTTCACTGGCAACACCGTGGGGCGGAACACCTCAGCCGAGGTGTTCCGCCCCACGGTGTTGCCAGTGCTCCCGCGCTGCCGCGTGATGACTACGGACGCGCGGGTCGGCGGTGGTCAGCGCAGGTCGTCGCGCTCAGAGGCCTCCGACTCGGCCTGCTTGGCCTGGACCTCGGGGTCGAGGGAGGCCTGGCCGCTGCCGTCGACCGAGGTCAGCGGCGCGCTGTCGGGGATCTCCGTGGCGGCCGGCGGCTCGACGAGCCAGTCCGGGTTGGCCTGCTTGTCCCACCACTTCCAGGCGGCGACCGCACCACCTGCCACCACGCCCAGGACGACGAGGCCCTTGGCGAGGCGGCCGGCGCGGGCCCGGCGGTTGTGCTTGCGTACCAGCCGCTGGATCTCCTTGGGAGAGACCTCGCCGCGCAGTGCGGCGAGCGCCGCGGCCCCTCGGGACGCCGCCTCCTCGCGGACGGGCTGCGCCACGGCCACGGCCTGCTCGATGCGGGGCTTCGAGTAGTCGGCGGCCTGCTGGGCTGCCTTGCGGGTCTGCTTGGCAGCCCTGCGGGTGCGGACAGCGGCCTCGTGCGCGGCGTGGTCCACCTTCGGCGGCACATGCGTACGAGCCTGCTCGAGGCGCGGGCCGACGTGAGCGCCGTACTGGACACGGGCTTGCTCGGCGGCCTGCGACACCTTGGGTGCGAGGCGTGCACGGCTCTCGTGTGCGTAGTGGACGGCCTGGTCCTTGGCCGTTCCGGCGTAGGGGGCCACCGCCTCCGCGGCATGCCGCACGCTGTCCCTAGCCGAACCGGTCGCGGCGCGCACGCTGTCGATGCGGGTCACAGGATCCTCCTCCTCGGTGGCTTATAGGTATGTCACCTTTCCACCCTTTCAAGGATCATGCCTTCCGGATGGCTCCGAGGCATGACGCAGCCGGGCATCCGGGTGCGATCATTTTGATCAAATCGGTACAAGGAGAGTGCTTTGCCGACAATGCCACGGATCGTCGTGGAGCGCGCCCACTCCGTGACTACTCGTCGCAATCCGGTCCATGGGAGGATCGGGGGCGTCACAGAAGACAACGGAAGGCAGACCGTGGCCGAGCGGCTTTACGCCACCCTGAAGACCAACCGAGGCGACATCGAGGTGCTGCTGCACCCCAACCACACGCCGAAGACGGTCAAGAACTTCGTCGAGCTCGCTCAGGGCGAGCGCGAGTGGGTCCACCCGGAGACCGGCAAGAAGACCACGGACCGGCTCTACGACGGCACGGTCTTCCACCGCGTCATCAGTGGCTTCATGATCCAGGGCGGCGACCCGCTGGGCAACGGCACGGGCGGCCCCGGCTACGAGTTCGAGGACGAGTTCCACCCCGACCTCGCCTTCGACAAGCCCTACCTGCTCGCCATGGCCAACGCCGGCCCGGGCACCAACGGCTCCCAGTTCTTCGTGACGGTCTCCCCGACGGCCTGGCTCACCCGCAAGCACACCATCTTCGGCGAGGTCACGAACCCGGCGAGCCAGAAGGTCGTCGACGACATCGCGGCCACGCAGACCAACCCGCGCACCGACCGCCCGGTGAACGACGTGGTCATCGAGTCCGTCGTCATCGAGACCCGCACCGCCTGACACCGGCGCGCATCGCCTGACACCGGCGCACCTCGCCAGGGAACCAAACCGCCCCGCCCATCCGTAAAAGGAGGGCGGGGCGGTGCGTTCGCGCGCGTGGGCGCGACCGTGCCGTCGTACGGACATTGAGGGGACCCCATGGACCAGGCACCAGGCAGCCCGCAGGGGCCACAGGACGCATCGAGCCTGCCCCGTTGCTACCGCCACCCGGACCGCGAGACCGGCATCAGCTGCACGCGCTGCGAGCGTCCGATCTGCCCGGAATGCATGATCAGCGCCTCGGTCGGCTTCCAGTGCCCCGAGTGCGTGCGCGAGGGCTCGGGCACCGGACACGCGCCCGCGGCGAACCAGCCGCGCACCATCGCGGGGGGCTCGATCGCCACCGACCCGCGGCTGATCACCAAGATCCTGCTCGGTCTGAACGTCGCGGTGTTCATCGCGGTCCTTGCCATGGGGGACCGTCTGGTCAATGAGCTGGTGCTGGTCGGCCAGTGGCCTCCGTACCCCTATGTCCCGGAGGACGGTGTCGCCGAAGGCCAGTGGTATCGCCTGGTCACGTCGATGTTCACGCACCAGGAGATCTGGCACATCGCGTTCAACATGCTCGGCCTGTGGTGGCTCGGCGGCCCCCTGGAAGCGGCACTCGGCCGCGCCCGTTTCCTCTCGCTCTACGTGCTGTCCGGCCTGGCGGGCGGCGCGCTGACCTACGTCGTCGCGGAGCCGGGCCAGGCCTCGCTCGGGGCGTCCGGGGCGATCTTCGGTCTGCTCGGCGCGACCGCGGTCCTGATGCGGCGCCTGAACTACGACATGCGCCCCGTCATCGCGCTGCTCGCGCTGAACATGCTCTTCACCTTCACCTGGAGCGGCATCGCCTGGGAGGCGCACGTCGGCGGTCTGGTCGCCGGTGTCGCGATCGCGTACGGGATGGTGCACGCGCCCCGCGAGCGGCGAGCGCTCGTGCAGTGGGGGACCTGTGCCGTGGTGCTGGTCGTGGTCCTGGCGGCTGTGGTCATCAGGACCGCGCAGCTCGTCTGAACCCCGCCGTTGCCATCCGATGGCCAAAGTTGTCCACAGCGTGTGCCCGCGGCTGTGCATTCCGTGGGGAACAACAGTGCCCCTTGTTGCTGACCTGGGTTTCCCCAGGAAGGACAAGGGGCCTGTGAGGGCTTGCATGGCGATCAGCCAGTCATACCGGCGTCAACGCCCCGAGAGTTATCCACAGATCGTCTTTCTTTTCCCCAGCCGGGGCCGGGGTGTGGATAGCGCTGTGGATAACTCAGGGCAAGGCTTGCGCGCAGCGCCGCGGCTGTGGCCCCCGAAGGGGCGCTACTTCCACAGCGTGAGGCGCTACTTCCACAGCGTGGGCACTACTTCCACTGCGTGGAGACGCCGAACCCCGCGGCGATGAAGCCGAAGCCGACCACGATGTTCCAGTTGCCCAGCGGGTCGATCGGCAGCTTGCCGTCGGTGACGTAGAAGACGACGATCCAGGCGAGCCCGATGAGGAACATCGCGAGCATCACCGGAGCCACCCAGCTTCGACTGGTCAGCTTGATGTTCGTCGCCTTCTTCGCGGGCGGCGTGTAATCGTCGGCCTTCTTGCGGATCCGTGACTTCGGCACGAGGGTCTCTCCTGTCGATACGGGGAGCTGAGCCCTCCCCCGGGCGTCCGTTAGCGTAGTGCTTCCGCGGCGCTGAAGGAGATAAGGGTACGTTGAGCAATTCCGCCGACTCCCCCACAGGTCCGGGTCGCCGTCCCCGTTGGCGGCCGGTTCGGCTCCTGACAGCCGCCGTTTTCGCGCTCGCGGGCCTCATCTTCTTCACCAGCTTCAACACGGCCAAGGGCACGAACATCCGCACCGACGCCTCGCTCCTGAAGCTCTCCGACCTGATCGAGGAGCGCAGCCACAAGAACGGCAAGCTGGACGAGTCAAACGGCACGCTGCGCGACGACGTCGAATCCCTGGCCGAGCGCGACAACGGCGGCACGAAGGCCGACGACGCGCGGCTCAAGGCCCTGGAGAAGAACGCGGGTACGAAGAAGCTCAGCGGCGACGCCGTCTCCGTCACCCTCGCCGACGCCCCGCCGAACGCCACCGCCAAGCTCCCCGGCTACCCCGAGCCGCAGCCCAACGACCTCGTCATCCACCAGCAGGACCTCCAGGCCGTGGTCAACGCGCTCTGGCAGGGCGGCGCCGAGGGCATCAAGGTCATGGACCAGCGGCTCATCTCCACCAGCGCCGTGCGCTGCGTGGGAAACACCCTGATCCTCCAGGGGCGCGTCTACTCCCCTCCGTACAAGGTGACCGCGGTCGGTGACCCGGAGAAGCTCAAGACGGCGCTCGCCGCGTCCCCGGAGATCCAGAACTACATGCTGTACGTCAACGCCTACGGCCTCGGCTGGAAAGTCGACGACGATGGGGCGGTGACTCTTCCCGGCTACTCGGGCACAGTGGATCTCCACTACGCGAAGCCCGTGGAGTAAGCCGCCTGTGGAGTAAGCCGCTGGGGGAGCCTGTGTCGGTGCGAGTGCTGTTGAGAACGTTCAGCGAACTGTGCATCACCGTCGGCACGTTGATCGTGCTCTTCGTGGCGTACGTCCTGTTCTGGACCGGTGTGAAGGCCGACAACGCCATGGACAGCCAGATCGACACCCTGCAGGACCGGTGGGCGCAGGGTTCGGTGCCCTCCGGGACGGACGACAAGCCCACCGAGAGCACTCCGAAGAAGCCCGGCCCCTACGAGGACGGCAAGCCCTTCGCCGTCATGTACATCCCGCGGCTTGGTTTCACGTGGAACAAGCCGGTGCTCCAGGGCACCGGAACCGAAACCCTCAAGAAGGGCCTCGGTCACTACGGGGACACCGCGCAGCTCGGCCAGAAGGGCAACTTCGCCGTGGCGGGCCATCGCCGTACCTACGGAGACCCGTTCAAGGACTTCCCGAAGCTGCGGCCGGACGACGCCGTGGTCCTGACCGACGGCACCACGTGGTTCACGTACCGCATCGACAACAAGCCCTACAAGACGCTGCCCGGCGACGTAGGGGTCATCGACGCGGTACCACGCAAGTCCGGATACGACGGGCCGGGCCGTTACCTCACCCTTACCACCTGTGAGCCAGAGTGGGGTCACAGCCACCGGTTGATCGTCTGGGCGCACCTCGATGGCACCCAGCCCGTCGAGGCCGGGAAACCGGAGGCACTGCGCCGTTAGTCTGGTGCCGTACGGCTACGGAAGGGACGGCATGTACGGCTGGATCTGGCGGCATCTGCCGGGAAACGCATGGATTAGGGCACTGCTTTCGCTGGTGCTCGTCTTCGCTGTGGTCTACGTGCTCTTCCAGTACGTCTTCCCCTGGGCGGAGCCGCTGCTTCCCTTCAACGATGTGACGGTGGACGGCCAGTGAGCATCGTCGGGCGGCCGGGCCGCATCCTCGTGGTCGACAACTACGACAGCTTCGTCTTCAACCTCGTCCAGTACCTCTACCAGCTGGGCGCCGAGTGCGAGGTCCTGCGCAACGACCAGGTCGAGCTGCGGCACGCGCAGGACGGCTTCGACGGCGTCCTGCTGTCCCCGGGACCCGGCACGCCTGAGCAGGCGGGCGTCTGCGTCGACATGGTGCGTCACTGCGCCGACACCGGGGTGCCCGTGTTCGGCGTCTGCCTCGGCATGCAGTCGATGGCGGTGGCGTACGGCGGAGTGGTGGACCGGGCGCCGGAATTGCTGCACGGCAAGACGTCCCCGGTGGTCCACGACGGCAAGGGCGTCTTCGCCGGGCTGCCGTCGCCGTTCACCGCGACGCGCTACCACTCGCTGGCCGCCGAGCCGGCCACGGTTCCGGCCCAGCTTGAGGTGACCGCGCGTACGGACGACGGCATCATCATGGGCCTGCGCCACCGTGAACTGCTGGTCGAGGGCGTGCAGTTCCACCCCGAGTCGGTGCTCACCGAGCACGGTCACCGCATGCTCGCCAACTGGCTGGTCGAGTGCGGGGACACGGGAGCCGTTGGCCGATCGAGTGGTCTTGCCCCGGTGGTGGGCAGGGCCACGGCGTGACCGCCTTGCGTCCCGAGCGCGATTCCTCCGGAGTTCCGTACGACGAGCAGTACGCGTCGTACGGGGAGCCCGGGGCTTTCGAGCAGCCAGGGGCGTTCGAGGCGGCTGTCGATCACCTCGCCGATCCGCTGACCGACCCGCTGCCGGGTCAGCGGGGGCAGCATCCTTCGCCGTGGTTCCGCAGCGGGCCTGCCGAGCCGCAGCCGCAGCCGCATCCGCAGCTCCAGGAGCAGGAGTGGTACGACCCCGAGGGGTACGCCCGCGACTGGCAGGTTGAGCAGCAGCAGCAGCAGCAACAACAACAGCAGCAACAGCAGCCGCAGGAACCGACGTACGAGGAGCTGTACGGCGCGTACGCCCCGCGACGGACCGCGCCGCCGGTGTACGAGCCGATAGCGGAGGCCGCACAGCCCCAAACCCAGCCCCACACGCAGCCTCCGGTCGACGACGAAACCGTCGGGCTGCGGACCTCGGACACCCGCCGAATAGTCGAGCCCTCCGCGTACGAGCCCGAGCCGGAACGCCCCACGGGAGGCCGGGCCGCCCGCCGCAAGGCCGCCAAGAAGGGCGCCCCTCAGCAGCCCGCCTCAACAGCGCCCGCCGCCCCCCTCTCCCGCGTGGAGGCACGTCGCGCCGAGCGTGCCCGTAAGCCCTCCGCGGGCGCCGTGGCGAGCCGGGGAATCGGTGAACTGTTCATCACCGTCGGCGTCCTGATGCTGTTGTTCGTGACCTACCAGCTGTGGTGGACGAACATCCGCGCCAACCAGCAGGCCGACGGCGCGGCCAGCGACCTCCAGGAGAGGTGGGCGAACGGCAAGGGCAAGCCGGGCGCCTTCGAGCCCGGACAGGGCTTCGGGCTCCTGCACATCCCCCGCCTCGACGTGGTCGTGCCGATCGCCGAGGGCATCGACAAGTCGAAGGTCCTGGACCGCGGCATGGTCGGCCACTACAACGAGGGCGGCACCAAGACGCCCATGCCGGACGCCAAGAAGGGAAACTTCGCGGTCGCCGGGCATCGCAACACCCATGGTGAGCCGTTCCGTTACATCAACCAGCTCGAACCGGGCGATCCCATCGTCGTCGAGACGCAGGACAAGTACTACGTCTACAAGATGGCGAGCATCCTGCCCCAGACCCAGCCGAGCAACGTCTCGGTGATCGGGCCCG
This region includes:
- a CDS encoding class E sortase — protein: MTALRPERDSSGVPYDEQYASYGEPGAFEQPGAFEAAVDHLADPLTDPLPGQRGQHPSPWFRSGPAEPQPQPHPQLQEQEWYDPEGYARDWQVEQQQQQQQQQQQQQPQEPTYEELYGAYAPRRTAPPVYEPIAEAAQPQTQPHTQPPVDDETVGLRTSDTRRIVEPSAYEPEPERPTGGRAARRKAAKKGAPQQPASTAPAAPLSRVEARRAERARKPSAGAVASRGIGELFITVGVLMLLFVTYQLWWTNIRANQQADGAASDLQERWANGKGKPGAFEPGQGFGLLHIPRLDVVVPIAEGIDKSKVLDRGMVGHYNEGGTKTPMPDAKKGNFAVAGHRNTHGEPFRYINQLEPGDPIVVETQDKYYVYKMASILPQTQPSNVSVIGPVPPGSGFTKPGRYITLTTCTPEFTSKYRMIVWGKMVEERPRSKGKPSALVN
- a CDS encoding class E sortase, encoding MRVLLRTFSELCITVGTLIVLFVAYVLFWTGVKADNAMDSQIDTLQDRWAQGSVPSGTDDKPTESTPKKPGPYEDGKPFAVMYIPRLGFTWNKPVLQGTGTETLKKGLGHYGDTAQLGQKGNFAVAGHRRTYGDPFKDFPKLRPDDAVVLTDGTTWFTYRIDNKPYKTLPGDVGVIDAVPRKSGYDGPGRYLTLTTCEPEWGHSHRLIVWAHLDGTQPVEAGKPEALRR
- a CDS encoding DUF881 domain-containing protein, which encodes MSNSADSPTGPGRRPRWRPVRLLTAAVFALAGLIFFTSFNTAKGTNIRTDASLLKLSDLIEERSHKNGKLDESNGTLRDDVESLAERDNGGTKADDARLKALEKNAGTKKLSGDAVSVTLADAPPNATAKLPGYPEPQPNDLVIHQQDLQAVVNALWQGGAEGIKVMDQRLISTSAVRCVGNTLILQGRVYSPPYKVTAVGDPEKLKTALAASPEIQNYMLYVNAYGLGWKVDDDGAVTLPGYSGTVDLHYAKPVE
- a CDS encoding aminodeoxychorismate/anthranilate synthase component II, whose product is MVGRPGRILVVDNYDSFVFNLVQYLYQLGAECEVLRNDQVELRHAQDGFDGVLLSPGPGTPEQAGVCVDMVRHCADTGVPVFGVCLGMQSMAVAYGGVVDRAPELLHGKTSPVVHDGKGVFAGLPSPFTATRYHSLAAEPATVPAQLEVTARTDDGIIMGLRHRELLVEGVQFHPESVLTEHGHRMLANWLVECGDTGAVGRSSGLAPVVGRATA
- a CDS encoding peptidylprolyl isomerase; its protein translation is MAERLYATLKTNRGDIEVLLHPNHTPKTVKNFVELAQGEREWVHPETGKKTTDRLYDGTVFHRVISGFMIQGGDPLGNGTGGPGYEFEDEFHPDLAFDKPYLLAMANAGPGTNGSQFFVTVSPTAWLTRKHTIFGEVTNPASQKVVDDIAATQTNPRTDRPVNDVVIESVVIETRTA
- a CDS encoding FAD-binding protein; translated protein: MSRVIIVGAGGAGLTAAIEAAEADADVVLVTKAIYQQSSYRWASVGGCTWKTHAFNAAVAEGDSVEAHIRDTIAGGADANDPQLAQTLCEGSRELVFWLESIGLNFEKTDNGFATRPFGGCGAPRGVHLEDRLGFHIQRKLDEKVARLVAAGRVTVYSGLRGTRLLLNPYGQVCGLEAMSVDSLELLEIPGEAVILADGGGASMYAPSAASMDKTCDGLALGLQAGADAVDMEFVQFHPTGLASNVLTFDGTLVEEAVRFDGAILLNRHDERFMFRHDERGEQATRDVVSRGIYRELIEGRAYDDGSVHLDISACRDVIATQYPALLERLVQAGFDPRRETVLPIRPTAHFLMGGLRIDTKAQTSVPGLYAAGETAGGVHGANRLGGNGLSEALVFGRIAGRHAATSGSPATDDGITVTGAYRAPSTGTESVDSVLQALRQSMYLHAGPIRSHRGLIKMLGIISVLEDRTRHIGLGTGSRAAGQVQTYLDLQNLLLASKTIVEAALRREESRGSHFREDFPQREAEFEGLATRLKEGQLAWEPYMHVGGIHPGGIRPGDVHADARAMS
- a CDS encoding rhomboid family intramembrane serine protease, which gives rise to MDQAPGSPQGPQDASSLPRCYRHPDRETGISCTRCERPICPECMISASVGFQCPECVREGSGTGHAPAANQPRTIAGGSIATDPRLITKILLGLNVAVFIAVLAMGDRLVNELVLVGQWPPYPYVPEDGVAEGQWYRLVTSMFTHQEIWHIAFNMLGLWWLGGPLEAALGRARFLSLYVLSGLAGGALTYVVAEPGQASLGASGAIFGLLGATAVLMRRLNYDMRPVIALLALNMLFTFTWSGIAWEAHVGGLVAGVAIAYGMVHAPRERRALVQWGTCAVVLVVVLAAVVIRTAQLV
- a CDS encoding RidA family protein, whose translation is MPVHGPYSPAVRVGDFLFVSAQSGVDPATGTVPADGAEAECRQALLNLERVLHAAGTDLRAVVKTTVFYSDPDDLPAINRVYAETFRVDPPARAAVIVRLAGGRSVSIEAIADTAGRGQEIPDSRTFAAEGEQIAGR
- the crgA gene encoding cell division protein CrgA, with the translated sequence MPKSRIRKKADDYTPPAKKATNIKLTSRSWVAPVMLAMFLIGLAWIVVFYVTDGKLPIDPLGNWNIVVGFGFIAAGFGVSTQWK
- a CDS encoding DUF5324 family protein; its protein translation is MTRIDSVRAATGSARDSVRHAAEAVAPYAGTAKDQAVHYAHESRARLAPKVSQAAEQARVQYGAHVGPRLEQARTHVPPKVDHAAHEAAVRTRRAAKQTRKAAQQAADYSKPRIEQAVAVAQPVREEAASRGAAALAALRGEVSPKEIQRLVRKHNRRARAGRLAKGLVVLGVVAGGAVAAWKWWDKQANPDWLVEPPAATEIPDSAPLTSVDGSGQASLDPEVQAKQAESEASERDDLR